A single window of Granulicella sibirica DNA harbors:
- a CDS encoding patatin-like phospholipase family protein has protein sequence MAAQTPITQEPSSSSAGQPSKDGSGKQQLGVQTPGQKNGGTQMPAAGTDPASGRAGDQGGPSKSANGSASGVPSTAPSVPPPGPNGRRRIGVALGGGGALGLSEIGALQWFEEHHIPVDVIAGTSMGGMISALYATGNSIDQLKAVMNDQVFGSVFRISTSYASRSFRRREDSRDLPNGLTIGLKHGVSFRNSVLIDQGLNSFLDREFLRYDDQVDFNTLPIPFRCLSTDLNEARTVTFARGSIPDAVRASISIPGIYRPFEMNGHEYVDGAVLQNLPAQTVRNDLGADVVIAVSLPLVPVGKKDLDSIVGVLQRSFSVAIEGNERASRKLADVVVEPDLTGFSAGDYLKSAELAERGYAAAEKMKDSLLPYAVDDAAWNAYLAQRTARKRGPAGTLLRVRVAAPNEGVTKNVERIFAPLIDQPVATNKVESLLAAIRSDGRYDADYTVGYDKGPDRRPVLLVTVQDKKTGPPFLELGANVAAQTGGISRATIEGILLDQDFGGYGSELRSHIKLGYLTDFDSEYFRKVPNFLQIRPASPVGTMFVAPHGGILRQPFPIYQGKTRVSERELQKAGGGVDIGWTDGRTTEIRAGWEENDIRWHEQIGIQDGLPNVYGSMQRARVRYALDRQDKAFVPQFGYRVTAEGGYLYDAAGGANAPVFDTQITLGHKFGKEIVAFGTEGGTMFGRNVAQPYRFTLGGPLRLSASALDELRGTDYFLVRPVILRKVASLPAVLGQSIYVGAAYEAGQMRAPDFRTATRQDVFLGVLAETPAGVISFGPALGDGGRYKLIFTLGKLF, from the coding sequence TTGGCAGCTCAGACGCCAATCACTCAAGAGCCATCTTCATCCTCAGCGGGCCAGCCCTCGAAGGACGGGTCCGGCAAGCAGCAGCTTGGCGTCCAGACGCCTGGGCAGAAGAACGGGGGAACCCAGATGCCGGCGGCTGGCACGGACCCAGCATCGGGCAGGGCGGGTGACCAGGGCGGTCCAAGCAAGTCGGCCAATGGTTCTGCCAGTGGGGTTCCCTCAACCGCACCCTCGGTTCCGCCCCCCGGTCCAAACGGTCGGCGAAGGATCGGAGTGGCTCTCGGTGGCGGCGGAGCACTCGGCCTAAGCGAGATTGGTGCGCTGCAGTGGTTCGAGGAACACCATATTCCGGTCGATGTCATCGCAGGAACAAGTATGGGCGGAATGATCTCGGCCCTCTATGCGACTGGCAACTCAATCGACCAGTTGAAGGCCGTCATGAACGACCAGGTTTTCGGCTCCGTTTTCCGCATTTCAACGTCCTATGCCAGCCGGAGCTTCCGACGCAGAGAAGACAGCCGCGACCTGCCCAACGGACTCACGATTGGCCTGAAGCATGGGGTTTCCTTCCGCAATAGCGTGCTGATCGACCAGGGCCTCAATTCGTTCCTCGACCGCGAGTTCCTCCGCTACGATGACCAGGTAGACTTTAACACCCTGCCCATCCCCTTCCGCTGCCTCTCGACGGACCTAAACGAGGCACGCACAGTCACCTTCGCGCGCGGATCCATCCCAGATGCGGTGCGTGCGTCTATTTCGATTCCGGGCATCTACAGGCCGTTCGAGATGAACGGGCATGAGTACGTGGATGGCGCCGTTCTCCAGAACCTTCCGGCCCAGACCGTACGCAACGATCTCGGAGCCGATGTTGTTATCGCTGTGAGTCTTCCACTCGTGCCTGTCGGGAAAAAGGATCTCGACTCAATTGTTGGCGTCCTGCAACGCAGCTTCAGTGTCGCGATTGAAGGCAACGAGCGTGCTTCACGCAAGCTCGCGGACGTGGTGGTGGAGCCAGACCTTACGGGCTTTTCAGCAGGCGACTATCTCAAATCCGCGGAGTTGGCGGAACGTGGCTATGCTGCCGCGGAGAAGATGAAAGATTCACTTCTCCCCTATGCCGTAGACGACGCAGCATGGAATGCTTACCTTGCACAGCGCACGGCTCGCAAGAGGGGACCGGCAGGAACGCTGCTGCGGGTACGTGTCGCAGCACCAAATGAGGGTGTGACGAAGAACGTCGAGCGCATCTTTGCTCCCCTCATCGATCAACCTGTGGCGACCAATAAAGTTGAATCGCTTCTTGCCGCCATTCGCAGTGACGGTAGGTACGACGCGGATTACACGGTTGGGTATGACAAGGGGCCGGACCGGCGCCCAGTCCTTCTGGTGACGGTGCAGGATAAGAAGACTGGCCCGCCTTTCCTTGAGCTGGGAGCAAACGTTGCGGCGCAGACCGGTGGCATATCGCGAGCGACGATCGAGGGCATCCTGCTCGACCAGGATTTTGGCGGGTACGGCTCGGAGTTGCGGTCTCACATCAAGCTTGGCTATCTCACCGATTTCGATTCAGAGTACTTCCGGAAAGTGCCAAACTTCCTCCAGATTCGCCCGGCGTCGCCGGTAGGGACCATGTTTGTGGCGCCGCACGGGGGTATTCTGCGGCAGCCCTTCCCGATCTACCAGGGCAAGACTCGGGTCTCGGAGCGGGAGCTACAGAAGGCGGGTGGCGGGGTCGACATCGGCTGGACGGATGGCCGCACCACCGAGATACGGGCGGGATGGGAGGAGAACGACATCCGCTGGCATGAGCAGATCGGCATCCAGGATGGACTGCCGAATGTCTATGGAAGCATGCAGCGGGCGCGCGTCCGCTACGCGCTCGACAGGCAGGATAAGGCATTCGTGCCACAGTTCGGGTATCGCGTGACGGCGGAAGGGGGCTATCTGTACGACGCAGCGGGTGGGGCTAACGCGCCGGTCTTCGACACCCAGATCACACTGGGGCACAAGTTCGGCAAAGAGATCGTGGCGTTTGGCACGGAGGGCGGGACGATGTTCGGCCGGAACGTGGCGCAGCCATATCGCTTTACGCTTGGCGGCCCGCTACGCCTTTCGGCGAGCGCTCTCGATGAATTGCGTGGAACCGACTACTTCCTGGTGAGGCCGGTGATTTTGCGAAAGGTGGCCAGCCTTCCGGCTGTTCTGGGGCAGAGTATCTATGTCGGCGCGGCCTATGAGGCGGGGCAGATGCGGGCTCCGGACTTCCGGACGGCGACGCGGCAGGATGTCTTCTTAGGGGTTCTGGCCGAGACGCCTGCGGGTGTGATCTCGTTCGGACCTGCGCTTGGCGATGGCGGCCGTTACAAGCTCATCTTCACTCTTGGCAAGCTGTTCTAA
- a CDS encoding suppressor of fused domain protein yields the protein MPFGLEAIDDHLQAYFSGSEMFVLHEESKLPNPVSLHVVMPSEARPYFIIVTSGMSNRPMNVPAGMDESARAECFLCLPADWPLSMINRGWREAEFAWPFFLLQECARFPFEHDTWLGYGHSVPIPHALDLAGRFTGVSMLQPLLMPEDFIAIEAGDDEVIWLLPVFPCTPEEMILKRLRGYAALSEKFVSMGVTELLDPLRPSVASTQ from the coding sequence ATGCCTTTCGGCTTAGAAGCTATCGACGATCATCTCCAGGCCTATTTCTCTGGCTCTGAGATGTTCGTGCTCCACGAAGAGAGCAAGCTCCCCAATCCCGTGAGCCTTCACGTAGTGATGCCCTCCGAAGCACGGCCCTACTTCATCATCGTCACCTCCGGTATGAGCAATCGCCCCATGAACGTCCCTGCCGGCATGGATGAGAGCGCCCGCGCCGAGTGCTTCCTGTGCCTCCCCGCCGACTGGCCGCTCAGCATGATCAATCGCGGCTGGCGCGAGGCCGAGTTCGCCTGGCCCTTCTTCCTCCTCCAGGAGTGCGCCCGCTTTCCCTTCGAGCACGACACCTGGCTTGGCTACGGCCACTCCGTCCCCATTCCCCACGCGCTCGACCTCGCCGGGCGCTTCACCGGCGTCTCCATGCTTCAGCCCCTGCTCATGCCCGAGGACTTCATCGCCATCGAAGCCGGCGACGATGAGGTCATCTGGCTTCTGCCCGTCTTTCCTTGCACTCCCGAAGAGATGATCCTCAAGCGCCTTCGCGGATACGCGGCGCTCTCGGAAAAGTTTGTCTCCATGGGTGTCACCGAACTCCTCGATCCTCTCCGGCCGAGCGTTGCCTCCACCCAATAG
- the ppc gene encoding phosphoenolpyruvate carboxylase encodes MPSLWSPTDWPQRLAELQAATGDVKEVPLRRDVRSLGMLLGEVLREQAGEPVFEAVEELRKVAIARREEDAEGDAAGARSHLQQALFRVHGLDLATSYKLARAFGFYFELINLAETNHRKRRRLASQLQVDAPPQRGSLRGTLRRMKAAGLSAEDAMAMLRRVCVTPVFTAHPTEVARRSVMFKRRRISDLLEQLDRVPQPEATLEGLERDVLAEITALWQTDDVRSARPTVRDEIRMALDYYESSLFDTLPVLYEEVAAAFCAEYGIKETALPQLVSFGSWIGGDRDGNPFVTPEATREALGMAKALLFWHYGQRLQWIFEQLGSSTQQAPVSGELEELLKRYQAEIRLSGQTEINSRFPFESVRLAIVCVMMRIGGVPQAAVLSGVTVGLKPYVNGAEMVADLLIVRTSLVENRGERLARMLIDPLIMEVRTYGLHLQTLDIRQHARVHAVAIQELSAWSAPVAGRPLSVPPGLSPQTQEVLDTFRAIAQLKTEYEAETIRTYVISGATSAEDVLQVVWLGRLGGVRIEAVEGDPGLMPVPLFESIEDLQNAPAICRELWSSETYKPLLESWGMRQEVMLGYSDSNKDGGMIASTWEIYKAHRAVHAVARECGVTLRLFHGRGGTVGRGGGPTHRAIYAQPLDSFSGEMRITEQGEVLNWKYSDVVLAERNLELMIAASLDAVVRPDRIVAKPGTACLTGELKPEWEKVLDTLSETSYAFYRKHIVDDAEVFTYFEQATPVSELEHAQIGSRPARRTDKKAKRSMADLRAIPWVFGWMQSRQLVPAWFGVGHALANFAEQPDGMALLQVMAREFPLFLDMVRNVEMALAKSDFGIARLYASLVEDEGLRDRVFSMLEAEFTLTQKMILGITGQTSVLEKNTVLERSIRLRNPYVDPMSLIQVELIRRKRAGDDSQEMNRAITATINGISAGLRNTG; translated from the coding sequence ATGCCGTCTCTATGGAGTCCAACCGATTGGCCGCAGCGTCTCGCGGAGCTGCAGGCCGCCACTGGTGATGTGAAAGAAGTTCCGCTGCGCCGCGATGTTCGCTCGCTGGGCATGCTGCTTGGCGAGGTGCTGCGTGAGCAGGCCGGAGAGCCGGTCTTTGAGGCTGTCGAAGAGTTGCGGAAGGTCGCCATCGCGCGACGGGAAGAGGATGCCGAAGGCGATGCGGCGGGGGCGCGGAGCCATCTGCAACAGGCTTTGTTTCGTGTTCACGGGCTGGACCTTGCCACCTCTTACAAACTTGCGCGAGCGTTCGGGTTCTACTTCGAACTGATTAACCTGGCTGAGACCAACCATCGGAAGCGGAGGAGGCTGGCGAGCCAGTTGCAGGTGGACGCCCCGCCGCAGCGTGGATCTTTGCGCGGAACGCTGCGGAGGATGAAGGCAGCCGGATTGAGCGCCGAGGACGCGATGGCGATGCTGCGGCGGGTGTGCGTGACGCCGGTGTTCACGGCTCATCCGACGGAGGTGGCGCGCCGGTCGGTAATGTTCAAGCGCAGGCGGATTTCGGATTTACTCGAGCAGTTAGACAGAGTTCCGCAGCCGGAGGCTACTCTCGAAGGGCTTGAGCGGGATGTGCTGGCCGAGATCACGGCATTGTGGCAGACGGACGATGTTCGCAGCGCGCGGCCGACCGTGCGAGACGAGATCCGGATGGCTCTCGACTACTACGAGTCCTCCCTCTTCGATACACTTCCGGTTCTGTACGAGGAGGTTGCCGCGGCGTTCTGTGCGGAGTATGGAATCAAGGAGACGGCGCTGCCGCAGCTCGTAAGCTTCGGATCCTGGATCGGCGGGGATCGCGACGGTAATCCGTTCGTGACGCCCGAGGCGACCCGCGAGGCGCTGGGCATGGCGAAGGCTCTGCTCTTTTGGCACTATGGGCAGCGGCTGCAATGGATCTTCGAGCAGTTGGGGAGCTCGACGCAGCAGGCTCCGGTTTCGGGTGAGTTGGAAGAGCTGCTCAAGCGATATCAGGCTGAGATACGGCTGTCCGGCCAGACGGAGATCAACTCCCGCTTCCCGTTCGAGTCGGTTCGGCTTGCAATCGTTTGCGTCATGATGCGGATTGGCGGGGTCCCTCAGGCTGCCGTTCTGAGCGGCGTAACCGTGGGGCTGAAGCCTTATGTAAACGGCGCGGAGATGGTTGCGGACCTGTTGATCGTTCGGACGAGCCTCGTTGAAAACCGTGGTGAACGGCTGGCGCGGATGCTTATCGATCCGCTCATCATGGAGGTGCGGACCTATGGGCTGCATCTGCAGACACTGGATATCCGGCAGCATGCGCGCGTTCACGCGGTGGCGATCCAGGAACTTTCGGCCTGGAGTGCGCCGGTCGCGGGAAGACCCCTCAGCGTGCCGCCCGGGCTGTCGCCACAGACGCAGGAGGTACTCGATACCTTCCGGGCGATAGCGCAGTTGAAGACAGAGTACGAAGCGGAGACGATCCGCACTTATGTGATCAGCGGGGCGACGTCGGCCGAGGATGTGCTCCAGGTGGTGTGGCTTGGGCGGCTTGGCGGCGTGAGGATCGAGGCTGTTGAGGGCGATCCGGGGCTGATGCCGGTGCCGCTCTTCGAATCGATCGAAGACCTCCAGAATGCCCCGGCGATCTGCCGCGAGCTTTGGTCATCGGAGACCTATAAGCCTCTGCTCGAATCGTGGGGAATGAGGCAGGAGGTCATGCTCGGCTACTCCGACTCGAATAAGGATGGCGGCATGATCGCGAGCACGTGGGAGATCTACAAGGCTCACCGCGCGGTCCATGCCGTGGCGCGTGAGTGCGGCGTGACACTGCGGCTGTTCCATGGCCGAGGCGGAACGGTGGGTCGGGGCGGCGGGCCTACGCACAGGGCGATCTACGCGCAGCCGCTCGACAGTTTTTCGGGCGAGATGCGCATCACCGAGCAGGGTGAAGTGCTGAACTGGAAATACTCGGATGTGGTGCTTGCGGAGAGAAACCTTGAACTGATGATCGCGGCTTCGCTCGATGCCGTGGTTCGGCCCGATCGTATCGTCGCAAAGCCCGGCACGGCCTGTCTTACGGGCGAGTTGAAGCCAGAGTGGGAAAAGGTGCTCGATACGCTCTCCGAGACGTCGTATGCGTTCTATCGGAAGCACATCGTCGACGATGCCGAGGTCTTTACCTACTTCGAGCAGGCCACGCCGGTATCCGAACTGGAGCATGCGCAGATCGGCTCCAGACCGGCGCGCAGGACAGATAAGAAGGCCAAGCGGTCGATGGCCGACCTGCGTGCGATTCCGTGGGTGTTTGGATGGATGCAGAGCCGGCAGCTTGTTCCGGCATGGTTCGGCGTCGGGCATGCGCTTGCGAACTTCGCGGAGCAGCCTGATGGGATGGCTCTGCTACAGGTGATGGCGCGGGAGTTTCCGCTATTTCTTGACATGGTGAGAAACGTAGAGATGGCGCTAGCGAAATCGGACTTCGGGATCGCGCGTCTGTATGCGTCGCTGGTGGAGGACGAAGGCCTGCGGGATCGGGTGTTCTCGATGCTGGAGGCGGAGTTTACGTTGACGCAGAAGATGATTCTCGGCATCACCGGACAGACTTCGGTGCTGGAGAAGAATACGGTTCTGGAGCGGTCGATCCGGCTGCGGAATCCTTATGTCGATCCGATGAGCCTGATCCAGGTGGAGCTGATTCGGCGCAAGCGGGCCGGGGATGACTCGCAGGAGATGAACCGGGCGATTACGGCGACGATCAATGGGATTAGTGCGGGGCTAAGGAATACGGGTTGA
- a CDS encoding bifunctional 5,10-methylenetetrahydrofolate dehydrogenase/5,10-methenyltetrahydrofolate cyclohydrolase, with product MIPESKASLTHSPRILDGIAIAAGIKAEVAEQVRALAPEGITPGLAVILVGEVPASQIYVRSKVKTCGELGIYSEMLTPPETITTEELLDLIAGLNARQDIDGILIQLPLPAHVDTRRLLEAVDPAKDVDGFHPINAGRLLAEGYSGSATSKSGKLALAPCTPAGIMEILRRSEIPIAGKSAVVLGRSDIVGKPAASMLINASATVTVCHSHTADLARHTREADILVAAIGRPGFVTPEMIKPGATLIDVGINRVTDASEVARFFPNDEARAALFAKRGSTVVGDIHPAAFALSGAYTPVPGGVGALTIAMLMQNTVTAAKARRGKK from the coding sequence ATGATTCCCGAATCGAAAGCCTCACTCACCCACTCTCCACGCATTCTTGATGGCATCGCCATTGCCGCCGGTATCAAGGCCGAAGTTGCCGAACAGGTTCGCGCCCTTGCACCTGAAGGTATTACGCCGGGTCTCGCGGTGATTCTCGTAGGCGAGGTTCCCGCTTCGCAGATTTACGTTCGTTCCAAAGTGAAGACCTGCGGGGAACTGGGGATTTATTCCGAGATGCTCACGCCGCCTGAGACGATTACGACCGAAGAATTACTTGATCTGATCGCGGGACTCAACGCACGGCAGGATATCGATGGCATCCTCATCCAGCTTCCGCTCCCGGCACACGTGGACACGCGCCGCTTGCTTGAAGCCGTCGATCCCGCGAAAGACGTTGACGGCTTCCATCCGATCAATGCCGGGCGTCTGCTGGCCGAGGGCTACTCGGGCAGCGCGACGAGCAAGTCAGGCAAGCTGGCACTCGCTCCCTGTACTCCAGCCGGCATCATGGAGATCCTCCGCCGCTCAGAGATTCCTATCGCGGGGAAGAGCGCCGTTGTGCTTGGCCGTTCAGATATCGTTGGCAAGCCGGCCGCCTCGATGTTGATCAATGCCTCGGCTACGGTTACCGTTTGCCACAGCCACACCGCAGATCTCGCTCGTCACACGCGAGAGGCCGATATCCTCGTTGCTGCAATCGGGCGCCCGGGCTTCGTCACGCCGGAGATGATTAAGCCGGGTGCGACGCTCATCGATGTTGGAATCAATCGCGTGACGGATGCATCTGAAGTCGCTCGGTTCTTTCCGAACGACGAAGCCCGCGCCGCCCTCTTTGCCAAGCGTGGGTCGACTGTCGTGGGAGACATTCATCCTGCTGCATTTGCGCTCTCGGGGGCGTATACACCTGTTCCGGGTGGGGTCGGTGCGCTCACCATCGCGATGCTCATGCAAAACACGGTGACAGCCGCCAAGGCTCGCCGCGGAAAGAAGTAG
- the coaE gene encoding dephospho-CoA kinase (Dephospho-CoA kinase (CoaE) performs the final step in coenzyme A biosynthesis.), giving the protein MLRVGLTGNLGSGKSTVASLFEKRGAHVLQSDAIGRELMQPGKPVFDAIVALFGPGVLQPDGTLDRPALARIAFAEGHAKELNAIVHPAVIARQGELAEAIEAQNPSAVLLVESALLFDPKHPSRDPRAGRFARILLVTASEDDKLERFLRRTGSAADRPEVRKAEARRRLALQVSDEVAVPLADHVIRNDGSLGGLERQVEALWPILADAARVPELLQDSTESLQ; this is encoded by the coding sequence ATGCTCCGCGTAGGCTTGACCGGCAATCTCGGTAGCGGTAAGTCCACCGTGGCCAGCCTATTCGAAAAGCGGGGGGCTCATGTGCTTCAATCCGACGCCATCGGTCGAGAGCTGATGCAGCCGGGAAAGCCAGTTTTTGACGCCATTGTTGCGCTCTTTGGCCCAGGCGTCTTGCAGCCAGATGGGACGCTCGATCGGCCAGCTCTGGCCCGCATTGCCTTTGCCGAAGGCCATGCCAAGGAATTGAACGCTATCGTCCATCCGGCGGTGATCGCCCGGCAAGGAGAACTGGCGGAGGCTATTGAGGCCCAGAACCCGTCAGCCGTGCTCCTTGTGGAATCGGCCCTGCTATTTGACCCGAAACATCCGTCAAGGGACCCGCGAGCGGGCCGTTTTGCCCGCATTCTTCTTGTCACCGCGTCCGAAGACGACAAGTTAGAGCGTTTTTTGCGGCGCACCGGCTCTGCTGCGGACCGGCCTGAGGTGCGGAAGGCTGAAGCCCGGCGGAGGCTCGCGCTTCAGGTTTCCGACGAAGTCGCTGTTCCCCTGGCCGATCACGTCATTCGAAACGATGGCTCGCTCGGAGGCCTCGAGCGGCAAGTTGAGGCTCTCTGGCCCATCCTCGCGGATGCTGCCAGAGTTCCTGAGTTGCTCCAGGACTCCACGGAATCGCTACAATAA
- a CDS encoding S1C family serine protease produces MKYRPVLLVLVLLSGFYYLTTRGASSGAPRPWVRNLLPAAASNALHTENVTGPLGAFELTEASAAPAFDTEEQQNIAVYKKALPSVVNITSTTVSYDFFYGPVPQQGQGSGFLLDKQGHILTNNHVIDGGQRIEVTLADKHKYKASIVGVDKGHDLALLLINAPNLTPATLSESNGLIVGQRVYAIGNPFGLSGTMTRGIISAIRSIHGPQNNPIEDAIQTDASVNPGNSGGPLLNSRGEVIGITTLIASNGADQSSGIGFAIPINTAKAFIDDFARYGRVRRPALDISTLPIGPDIAEQIGLPSDYGILIERVLPGGAAEKAGLKGGTQRAYQGNTPVMLGGDLIVAIDGQDVQSAQDLSGALNSHHAGDTVTLSIFRGRRRMDVRVTLSDARDVPTGPQA; encoded by the coding sequence ATGAAATACCGTCCCGTCCTCCTGGTCCTCGTTCTCCTCTCAGGTTTCTATTACCTGACCACGCGCGGAGCATCGTCCGGAGCGCCGCGTCCCTGGGTCCGCAATCTGCTACCGGCGGCCGCATCGAACGCGCTCCACACAGAAAACGTGACCGGACCGCTGGGTGCCTTCGAGTTAACTGAAGCCTCCGCCGCCCCCGCTTTCGATACGGAGGAACAGCAGAATATCGCTGTCTACAAGAAGGCGTTGCCTTCTGTTGTGAACATTACGTCCACGACGGTCTCCTATGATTTCTTCTATGGTCCCGTGCCTCAGCAGGGGCAGGGGTCGGGCTTTCTGCTTGATAAGCAGGGACATATCCTCACCAACAACCATGTGATCGATGGCGGGCAGAGGATTGAAGTCACCCTCGCCGATAAACACAAATACAAAGCCAGCATTGTAGGGGTCGATAAGGGGCATGATCTTGCTCTGTTATTGATCAACGCCCCGAACCTGACCCCGGCGACCCTATCAGAATCGAACGGCCTCATCGTGGGGCAGCGCGTGTATGCGATTGGCAATCCATTTGGTCTGTCCGGTACGATGACTCGCGGCATTATCTCGGCGATACGGTCGATTCATGGTCCGCAGAACAATCCGATTGAAGACGCCATTCAGACGGATGCGAGCGTTAATCCCGGCAACTCAGGTGGACCTCTTCTCAATTCGCGCGGAGAGGTGATCGGCATTACAACGCTGATCGCTTCGAACGGGGCGGATCAATCCTCTGGTATCGGTTTCGCGATTCCGATCAACACGGCCAAGGCATTCATCGACGACTTCGCTCGATATGGCCGCGTTCGTCGCCCTGCTCTCGACATTTCTACGTTGCCGATTGGTCCTGATATCGCGGAGCAGATCGGTCTTCCCTCGGACTACGGCATTCTTATAGAGCGGGTACTTCCCGGTGGCGCCGCCGAGAAGGCCGGGCTCAAGGGGGGGACACAGCGTGCCTACCAGGGCAACACCCCGGTGATGCTTGGCGGTGACCTCATCGTGGCGATCGACGGACAGGACGTCCAATCGGCTCAGGACCTCTCGGGTGCCCTAAACTCGCATCACGCTGGGGATACCGTGACACTCTCGATCTTCCGCGGCAGACGCCGCATGGACGTTCGCGTCACCTTGAGCGATGCGAGAGATGTGCCGACCGGTCCGCAGGCGTAG
- a CDS encoding alpha-L-fucosidase yields MLTRTRALACLTLLCSLTASSAQAPVQDANKAERLEWFRDQGLGLFIHWSIDSQLGVIISHSLAGASDEYVDRFYKDLPQTFDPTHFDPDALARLARLAGFRYMMFTTKHHNGFAMWDTKTVPFNIMHTPYGKDVTAELFTAFRKQGVAPGVYFSPDDFLWLHTNHKQIERLVPGVQPSANPGLLKLDQDQMTELMSHYGPIAAVFFDGEPKGLRDIVWRLQPDTVITRGAIETPEQNVPGAPLPGAWEANMTIGTAWGYQPSDEHYKSVHDLLRILIHTRSRGGNLLLNVGPKPDGSLAPEQEEALQTLGSWMFINSDCIYATRPWVVTNEGDVWYTRSKDHHALYAIVDDEDNAPIWKRGTARDFVLKTVRATPKTTVGVLGQNDKIVEYRPNLDPQSTFHQEADGLHVHVMRAQRLRDSDQWPYPSVIKLTDVEEAFTPPVVHTLPATVTPDAVIFHGGWSAPEDAPGAEFGFEYRIITGEDTRSRLHGWQHLPTQPAPHPGEFTATFHPDAAEHYEYRAVLKHPLLTLYGEDVILPAK; encoded by the coding sequence ATGCTCACCCGCACGCGCGCCCTGGCCTGCCTCACCCTCCTTTGCTCTCTCACCGCCTCATCCGCCCAGGCACCGGTGCAGGACGCGAACAAGGCCGAGCGCCTCGAGTGGTTCCGTGACCAGGGCCTCGGCCTCTTCATCCACTGGAGCATCGATTCGCAACTCGGCGTCATCATCAGCCATTCGCTCGCCGGCGCCAGCGACGAGTACGTCGACCGCTTCTACAAGGATCTCCCTCAGACCTTCGACCCAACCCACTTCGACCCCGACGCCCTCGCCCGCCTCGCCCGCCTCGCCGGCTTCCGCTACATGATGTTCACCACCAAACATCACAACGGCTTCGCCATGTGGGACACCAAAACCGTGCCATTCAACATCATGCACACTCCCTACGGCAAGGACGTCACCGCCGAACTCTTCACCGCCTTCCGCAAGCAGGGTGTAGCTCCCGGCGTCTACTTCTCCCCTGACGACTTCCTCTGGCTCCATACCAACCACAAGCAGATCGAGCGCCTCGTTCCCGGCGTGCAGCCGAGCGCCAACCCCGGTCTCCTTAAGCTCGACCAGGACCAGATGACCGAACTCATGAGCCACTACGGCCCCATCGCCGCCGTCTTCTTCGATGGCGAGCCCAAGGGCCTTCGCGACATCGTCTGGCGTCTCCAGCCCGATACCGTCATCACGCGCGGAGCCATCGAAACCCCTGAGCAGAACGTCCCCGGCGCTCCTCTACCCGGAGCTTGGGAGGCGAACATGACCATCGGCACCGCCTGGGGCTACCAGCCCTCCGACGAGCACTACAAATCCGTCCACGATCTCCTCCGCATCCTCATCCACACCCGCTCCCGAGGCGGCAATCTCCTCCTCAACGTCGGACCCAAACCCGACGGTTCCCTCGCCCCCGAGCAGGAAGAAGCCCTCCAAACCCTCGGCTCCTGGATGTTCATCAACTCCGACTGCATCTACGCCACGCGCCCCTGGGTCGTGACCAACGAGGGCGACGTCTGGTACACCCGCTCCAAGGACCACCACGCCCTCTACGCCATCGTCGACGACGAGGACAACGCCCCCATCTGGAAGCGGGGCACCGCCCGCGACTTCGTCCTCAAGACCGTTCGCGCCACACCGAAGACGACCGTCGGCGTCCTCGGCCAGAACGACAAGATCGTCGAGTACCGTCCCAACCTCGACCCCCAAAGCACCTTCCACCAGGAAGCCGATGGTCTCCACGTCCACGTGATGCGCGCCCAGCGTCTGCGCGACAGCGACCAGTGGCCGTACCCCTCGGTCATCAAGCTCACCGACGTCGAGGAGGCATTCACTCCACCCGTCGTCCACACCCTGCCCGCGACCGTCACGCCGGACGCCGTCATCTTCCACGGAGGCTGGTCCGCACCTGAAGATGCTCCCGGAGCCGAGTTCGGCTTCGAATACCGCATCATCACCGGCGAAGACACCCGCTCCCGCCTGCACGGCTGGCAGCATCTCCCCACCCAGCCCGCTCCTCACCCCGGCGAGTTCACCGCCACCTTCCACCCCGATGCCGCCGAGCACTACGAGTACCGCGCCGTCCTCAAACACCCACTCCTCACCCTCTACGGCGAAGACGTAATCCTCCCAGCGAAGTAA